A single genomic interval of Pontibacter deserti harbors:
- a CDS encoding YtxH domain-containing protein encodes MGKKTTALLAFASGAAVGAAAGILFAPEKGQETRSWLSYRLEKYRDTLSDLLEQLVAKGDNMPSSARTEGQRVIQDAKDKAEKLLGDVDSLINEINSRKEI; translated from the coding sequence ATGGGTAAAAAAACAACCGCCTTACTGGCTTTTGCATCAGGCGCCGCAGTAGGTGCTGCAGCGGGCATTTTGTTCGCTCCTGAAAAAGGCCAGGAAACACGCAGCTGGCTTAGCTACCGTTTAGAGAAATACCGCGACACACTTTCTGACTTGCTGGAACAGTTGGTAGCCAAAGGCGACAACATGCCATCGAGTGCAAGAACTGAAGGCCAGCGCGTAATTCAGGATGCGAAAGACAAAGCAGAAAAGCTGCTGGGCGATGTAGACTCACTGATCAACGAAATTAATAGCCGGAAAGAAATATAA
- a CDS encoding DUF1573 domain-containing protein has protein sequence MKKNLIYTFAMAVALMATSCNQENTADTATATDATAAPATETTVDNPNIATTEQAAATPANPNAPVITFKETVYDFGTVKQGEVVNHTFTFTNTGKEPLIIENASASCGCTVPEWTKTPIAPGETGEVKVQFNSTGKAGQQSPMVTIRANTDPNITQVSLKGTVEASSIPTAGAEGPVKRN, from the coding sequence ATGAAAAAGAACCTGATTTATACTTTTGCAATGGCAGTGGCACTTATGGCTACCAGCTGCAACCAGGAAAACACTGCTGATACAGCAACTGCAACGGATGCAACTGCTGCACCAGCAACTGAAACAACAGTAGATAACCCTAACATTGCTACTACTGAGCAGGCAGCTGCTACACCAGCTAACCCAAATGCACCTGTAATTACATTTAAAGAAACTGTATACGACTTTGGTACAGTAAAACAAGGTGAAGTAGTAAACCATACTTTTACTTTTACCAACACAGGTAAAGAGCCTCTTATCATTGAGAATGCTTCGGCATCCTGCGGTTGTACTGTACCTGAGTGGACAAAAACTCCAATTGCTCCGGGCGAGACAGGCGAAGTGAAAGTGCAGTTTAACAGTACTGGTAAAGCAGGCCAGCAGTCTCCGATGGTTACCATCCGTGCTAACACTGATCCAAACATTACACAGGTATCGCTTAAAGGTACAGTAGAGGCAAGCAGCATACCTACAGCAGGTGCTGAGGGTCCGGTAAAAAGAAACTAA
- the yajC gene encoding preprotein translocase subunit YajC: MQTILLQAGQDGGILPQLLMFGAIILVFYFFMIRPQQKKAKDQKKFRDELSKGMSVVTIGGLHGKLVAMDDDTVVVEVDKGVRLTFEKSAISMEATAKVNQQPNS; the protein is encoded by the coding sequence ATGCAGACCATACTTTTACAGGCCGGACAAGACGGAGGTATATTACCTCAGTTATTAATGTTTGGCGCTATCATCCTTGTATTTTACTTTTTCATGATCCGTCCGCAGCAGAAAAAAGCTAAGGACCAGAAGAAGTTTCGTGATGAGTTAAGCAAGGGAATGTCTGTTGTAACTATAGGTGGTCTACATGGTAAGTTAGTTGCCATGGATGACGATACAGTTGTAGTAGAAGTAGATAAAGGTGTTCGCCTGACATTCGAAAAATCGGCTATCTCTATGGAGGCCACAGCAAAGGTAAATCAGCAACCAAACAGCTAG
- the nusB gene encoding transcription antitermination factor NusB produces MLNRRTLRIKAMQAIYAYMQAEGSDYLLALDQIGEDFAPDLNAMEVQDRKLLEGRKQIATLLFKEWYDKRQFEAEDAEKEIVDAVNRAIVTYQNLTKKDLRYYHNQMLNAVELIYDHYLANLQLLNVLTDLVQEEEEKRSKRFTEAKGPDVKQFLRNQLVQRILNNKSYQQNIIRRNISWGSDVSEIAQVYKTVLKQDEVFLAYLQNPSPSLSDDFELVKHIYKNIIFKEKTLQSLFEEQDLNWVENKAIVKSLVNKTLKMFGEEAEGNAEDVKLLDLSPNWEDDKAFFEELYEQTLQEDEKYEAMIAESVQNWDVERVALLDKIILKMALSEMYIFRSIPVKVTINEYIEISKLYSTPKSKQFINGVLDKMAQELVNKGEIRKSGRGLIDNK; encoded by the coding sequence ATGCTTAACCGCAGAACACTACGAATTAAAGCCATGCAGGCAATTTATGCATATATGCAGGCCGAAGGTTCTGATTATCTGCTGGCGCTGGACCAGATAGGAGAAGATTTTGCACCAGATCTTAACGCGATGGAAGTGCAGGACAGAAAACTGCTCGAAGGAAGAAAGCAGATCGCGACGCTGCTGTTTAAAGAGTGGTACGATAAACGCCAGTTCGAAGCAGAAGATGCAGAAAAAGAGATAGTGGATGCGGTAAACAGGGCTATAGTTACCTACCAGAACCTCACCAAAAAAGATCTGCGGTATTACCACAACCAGATGCTGAATGCAGTAGAGCTTATCTACGACCATTACCTGGCCAACCTGCAGCTACTAAATGTACTGACAGACCTTGTGCAGGAAGAGGAGGAGAAAAGAAGCAAGCGCTTTACAGAAGCTAAAGGTCCGGATGTGAAGCAATTCCTGCGCAACCAACTGGTGCAGCGCATCCTGAACAACAAATCATATCAGCAAAATATCATCCGTCGCAACATAAGCTGGGGCTCCGATGTAAGTGAGATAGCACAGGTTTATAAGACGGTGCTGAAGCAGGATGAAGTGTTCCTGGCATACCTGCAAAACCCGTCTCCGTCGCTTTCAGACGACTTTGAGCTGGTGAAACATATTTATAAAAACATTATCTTTAAAGAAAAAACTTTACAATCTTTGTTTGAAGAGCAGGATCTGAACTGGGTCGAAAACAAAGCCATTGTGAAGAGCCTAGTAAACAAAACCCTTAAAATGTTTGGCGAAGAAGCCGAAGGAAACGCAGAAGACGTGAAGCTGCTGGACCTGTCGCCGAACTGGGAAGATGATAAGGCCTTTTTTGAGGAGCTCTATGAGCAAACCTTACAGGAAGACGAGAAGTATGAAGCGATGATTGCTGAAAGCGTGCAGAACTGGGATGTAGAGCGCGTGGCACTTCTGGATAAGATCATACTTAAGATGGCGCTTAGCGAAATGTACATTTTCCGAAGCATACCTGTTAAGGTTACTATCAATGAATACATCGAAATCTCTAAGCTGTATAGCACACCTAAGAGCAAGCAGTTCATAAATGGTGTGCTGGATAAAATGGCACAGGAGCTCGTTAACAAAGGCGAAATACGTAAATCAGGCCGCGGACTTATTGATAACAAATAA
- a CDS encoding isocitrate/isopropylmalate dehydrogenase family protein codes for MRQITLIPGDGIGPEITEAVKAIFAASNVPVTWEEENAGQTTFDAIGELIPATLIASLEKNRVALKGPITTPVGKGFKSINVQLRQKFDLYSNVRPAKTTKGLITKFENVNSVLFRENTEGLYSGLEMFDERLQISDSVARITRLGCEKIIKAAFAYADKHGCKKVTAVHKANILKGAGALFLGIFNDVAKQYPHIQADDKIIDNMCMQLVVKPEQFDVIVTTNLFGDILSDLCAGLVGGLGVVAGANIGDDMAIFEAVHGSAPDIAGKGIANPTALLRSAIMMLHHIDLKDEAYKIEAALDATLANKEECTGDLGGKAGTMEFAQNIISKL; via the coding sequence ATGAGACAGATCACACTTATACCTGGCGACGGAATAGGTCCGGAAATTACAGAGGCTGTTAAAGCAATCTTTGCTGCTTCTAACGTACCTGTAACCTGGGAAGAAGAAAACGCCGGTCAAACTACTTTTGATGCCATCGGGGAGCTGATTCCAGCAACACTGATTGCTTCTTTAGAAAAAAACAGAGTTGCATTGAAAGGCCCTATCACTACACCTGTAGGTAAAGGCTTTAAAAGTATAAATGTGCAGCTGCGCCAGAAATTTGATTTATACTCTAACGTAAGGCCGGCTAAAACCACAAAAGGCCTAATAACTAAGTTCGAGAATGTAAACTCTGTACTGTTCCGCGAGAACACCGAAGGTTTATACTCTGGCCTGGAGATGTTTGATGAGCGCCTGCAAATATCTGACTCGGTAGCCCGCATTACACGTTTAGGTTGCGAAAAGATCATTAAAGCTGCATTTGCTTACGCTGATAAACACGGCTGTAAAAAAGTAACGGCAGTTCATAAAGCCAACATCCTGAAAGGCGCAGGTGCTTTGTTCCTGGGTATCTTCAACGATGTTGCAAAGCAATACCCGCACATACAGGCTGATGACAAGATCATCGACAATATGTGTATGCAGCTGGTTGTAAAACCGGAGCAATTTGACGTTATTGTAACAACTAACCTGTTTGGTGATATACTTTCAGACCTGTGTGCTGGTTTGGTAGGCGGTTTAGGTGTAGTAGCAGGTGCCAACATCGGCGACGACATGGCGATTTTTGAAGCAGTGCACGGCTCAGCTCCTGATATTGCTGGTAAAGGTATAGCTAACCCTACTGCCTTGCTGCGTTCTGCTATCATGATGCTGCACCATATAGACCTGAAAGATGAAGCTTACAAAATAGAAGCAGCGCTGGACGCTACATTAGCTAACAAAGAAGAGTGCACCGGCGACCTTGGTGGTAAAGCCGGCACAATGGAATTCGCACAAAACATTATATCGAAACTATAA